One genomic window of Bacillus mycoides includes the following:
- the mraY gene encoding phospho-N-acetylmuramoyl-pentapeptide-transferase, producing the protein MLEQGLLVTAGVAFLISVALSPLFIPFLRKLKFGQSIRDEGPKSHQKKSGTPTMGGIVIYVSMMVTTLIMAIKFNNLGAEVSLLLLVTFGYGLIGFLDDYIKVVKKRNLGLTSKQKLIGQLVIAIAFFLIGKGQAFHTYIMIPGTDVKFELGWAYFVLVLFMLIGGSNAVNLTDGLDGLLSGTAAIAFGAFSIIAVAQEQFGVAIFCMAVVGAVLGFLVFNANPAKVFMGDTGSLALGGAIAAVAILLKQELLLVIIGGVFVAETLSVIIQVISFKTTGKRVFKMSPLHHHYELCGWSEWRVVVTFWSVGFLLAVLGIYIGVWM; encoded by the coding sequence GTGCTTGAACAAGGTTTATTAGTAACGGCTGGGGTAGCATTCTTAATTTCTGTTGCCCTTTCGCCATTATTTATTCCATTTTTAAGAAAGTTAAAGTTCGGACAGAGTATTCGTGACGAAGGACCGAAGTCACACCAAAAGAAATCAGGGACACCAACGATGGGTGGTATTGTCATATATGTATCTATGATGGTGACTACGCTTATTATGGCGATTAAATTTAACAATTTAGGTGCAGAAGTATCATTGTTATTATTAGTTACATTTGGGTACGGATTAATCGGATTTTTAGATGACTACATAAAAGTAGTAAAGAAAAGAAATCTTGGTTTAACATCAAAACAAAAATTGATTGGTCAGCTTGTAATTGCTATTGCGTTCTTTTTAATTGGAAAAGGGCAAGCGTTTCACACTTATATCATGATTCCGGGAACTGATGTTAAATTTGAATTAGGCTGGGCATATTTTGTTCTTGTATTATTTATGCTTATTGGTGGATCAAATGCGGTTAATTTAACAGATGGTTTAGATGGTTTATTATCAGGAACAGCTGCTATTGCATTCGGAGCATTTAGTATTATTGCTGTAGCTCAAGAACAATTTGGGGTAGCTATTTTCTGTATGGCAGTTGTAGGAGCTGTACTTGGCTTTTTAGTATTCAATGCGAATCCAGCGAAAGTATTTATGGGGGATACAGGTTCTCTAGCTTTAGGTGGTGCTATCGCAGCTGTAGCGATTTTGTTAAAACAAGAATTGTTACTCGTTATTATTGGCGGTGTATTCGTAGCGGAAACTTTATCTGTTATTATCCAAGTTATTTCGTTCAAAACAACAGGAAAGCGTGTCTTTAAAATGAGTCCATTACATCATCATTATGAATTATGTGGTTGGTCAGAGTGGCGCGTTGTTGTAACGTTTTGGTCTGTAGGATTTTTATTAGCTGTGCTAGGAATTTATATCGGGGTGTGGATGTAA
- the murE gene encoding UDP-N-acetylmuramoyl-L-alanyl-D-glutamate--2,6-diaminopimelate ligase produces MKLHTLVSCLHDFPVVPTENPEITSIEADSRKVKEGSLFICMKGYTVDSHDFAKQAAAQGAAAIVAERPIDVDVPVVLVKNTFRSLAVLADYFYGQPTHKLHLIGITGTNGKTTTSHIMDEIMRAHGHKTGLIGTINMKIGDETFEVKNTTPDALTLQQTFSKMVEQGVDSTVMEVSSHALDLGRVHGCDYDVAVFTNLTQDHLDYHKTMEEYKHAKGLLFAQLGNSYHHNREKYAILNSDDPVAEEYMRSTAATVVTYGIDFASDIMARDIVMTSGGTTFTLVTPYETVNVTMKLIGKFNVYNVLAATAAGLVSGVSLQTIIDVIKELAGVPGRFEVVDGGQNYTVIVDYAHTPDSLENVLKTAKQFAKGDVYCIVGCGGDRDRTKRPIMASVATEYATHAIYTSDNPRSEDPKAILDDMVNDANGNNYEVIVDRKEAIRSAISKVKAEDIIIIAGKGHETYQIIGKEVHHFDDREVAKEAITERLNNEV; encoded by the coding sequence ATGAAGTTGCATACACTTGTATCATGTTTGCATGATTTTCCAGTTGTTCCAACAGAAAATCCAGAAATAACATCTATTGAAGCGGATTCACGTAAAGTGAAAGAGGGAAGCTTATTTATATGTATGAAAGGATATACGGTTGATAGCCATGACTTTGCTAAGCAAGCAGCCGCACAAGGAGCGGCTGCTATTGTTGCGGAAAGACCAATTGATGTTGACGTTCCAGTTGTACTTGTGAAAAATACTTTTCGTTCGCTAGCGGTTTTAGCTGATTATTTTTATGGCCAACCAACACACAAGTTACATTTAATCGGTATTACAGGTACAAATGGAAAGACAACAACATCGCATATTATGGATGAAATTATGCGCGCACATGGTCATAAAACAGGGCTAATTGGAACGATTAATATGAAAATCGGTGATGAAACATTTGAGGTGAAAAATACAACACCAGATGCACTAACACTTCAACAGACATTTTCAAAAATGGTTGAACAAGGTGTGGATAGTACAGTAATGGAAGTTTCGTCTCATGCTTTAGATCTTGGCCGTGTACACGGGTGCGATTACGATGTTGCAGTATTTACGAATTTAACACAAGATCATTTAGACTATCATAAAACGATGGAAGAATATAAACATGCGAAAGGGTTGCTTTTTGCACAGCTTGGCAATAGTTATCATCATAATCGTGAAAAATACGCTATATTAAACAGCGATGATCCAGTAGCAGAAGAGTATATGAGAAGTACAGCAGCTACTGTTGTAACATACGGTATAGATTTTGCAAGCGACATTATGGCACGAGATATCGTGATGACGAGTGGAGGTACAACATTTACACTTGTAACACCGTATGAAACTGTAAATGTTACGATGAAATTAATTGGTAAGTTTAATGTATACAACGTGTTAGCTGCTACAGCAGCAGGTCTTGTTTCAGGAGTGAGCTTACAAACAATTATTGATGTAATTAAAGAGCTTGCTGGCGTTCCTGGACGTTTTGAAGTTGTTGATGGTGGACAAAATTACACAGTTATTGTTGACTATGCACATACACCTGATAGCTTAGAGAACGTACTAAAAACAGCAAAACAGTTTGCAAAAGGTGATGTATATTGTATCGTTGGTTGCGGTGGTGATAGAGATAGAACGAAAAGACCAATAATGGCAAGTGTTGCAACCGAATATGCAACTCATGCGATTTATACATCAGATAATCCAAGAAGTGAAGATCCGAAGGCTATTTTAGATGATATGGTAAATGATGCAAATGGGAATAATTATGAAGTAATTGTCGATCGAAAAGAAGCGATACGTTCAGCTATCTCGAAAGTGAAAGCTGAAGATATTATTATTATTGCTGGTAAAGGGCATGAAACGTATCAAATTATTGGTAAAGAAGTTCATCATTTTGACGATCGTGAAGTCGCTAAAGAAGCAATCACAGAGCGTTTAAACAACGAAGTGTAA
- a CDS encoding stage V sporulation protein D, translating into MRVSNVTVRKRLIFILISGILIFTIIDIRLGYVQFFLGNMLTDRAKDSWSRNITFEPERGKILDRNGVELATNKSAPTVFVVPRQIEKPAETAEKLAAVLGVEKDDVYKRITKKESIVRLDKGGRKISHDKAKEVRGLSLKGVYIAEDSIRYYPFGNFLSHVLGFAGSDNQGLMGLEKYYDKELNGDKGHVRFFADAKGQRMPNVGDDFKKPEAGLNLGLTIDSRITRIMEREMNIAESTYNPDGMIAIAMNPKNGEILGMSSRPSFDPADFQSVSPEVYNRNLPVWSTYEPGSTFKIITLAAALNENLVDLEKDTFYDDGAAEVGGARLRCWKAGGHGSQTFLEVVQNSCNPGFIELGDRLGKDRLFKYIRNFGFGQKTGIDLQGEGSGILFNLDKVGPVEQATTSFGQGVSVTPIQQVAAVAAAVNGGTLYQPYIAKEFIDPKNNQVVSKKTPVAKREVISKETSEKVRYALENVVAKGSGKGAYIDGYRVGGKTGTAQKVKDGKYLDNNYIVSFIGFAPADDPQIVVYVAVDNPKGVTQFGGVVAAPIVGNILRDALPVMGVEPRKEQVEKEYKWGDTPTVEVPNLIGMKKKDLQTQLVDLKLDISGDGGKVIKQSPEAGAKVKEGSKVRIYFGN; encoded by the coding sequence CAATTTTTTCTTGGAAATATGTTAACGGATCGTGCGAAGGATTCATGGAGTCGTAATATTACTTTTGAACCAGAGCGAGGGAAAATTTTAGATCGAAATGGTGTGGAGCTTGCTACGAATAAAAGTGCACCGACCGTCTTTGTTGTGCCGAGACAAATTGAAAAACCAGCAGAGACTGCAGAGAAGTTAGCTGCAGTATTAGGTGTGGAAAAAGATGATGTTTATAAGCGGATTACAAAAAAAGAATCGATTGTAAGGCTTGATAAAGGCGGAAGGAAAATATCGCATGACAAAGCGAAAGAAGTACGCGGATTAAGTTTAAAGGGTGTGTACATCGCAGAGGATTCTATCCGGTACTATCCATTCGGAAATTTTTTATCACACGTATTAGGATTTGCGGGCAGTGATAATCAAGGGCTTATGGGACTAGAGAAATATTATGATAAAGAGCTAAATGGTGATAAAGGTCATGTGCGATTTTTTGCAGACGCGAAAGGACAGAGAATGCCTAACGTAGGAGATGATTTCAAAAAACCAGAAGCCGGCTTGAATTTAGGATTAACAATTGATTCACGCATTACGAGGATTATGGAAAGAGAAATGAATATTGCGGAATCAACGTATAATCCTGACGGTATGATAGCAATTGCAATGAATCCGAAAAATGGTGAAATTTTAGGTATGTCAAGTCGACCAAGTTTTGATCCAGCAGATTTCCAAAGTGTTTCTCCGGAAGTATATAACAGAAACTTACCTGTATGGAGTACGTATGAGCCGGGGTCAACATTTAAGATTATTACATTAGCTGCAGCCTTGAATGAAAATTTGGTAGACTTAGAGAAAGATACATTTTATGATGATGGGGCAGCTGAAGTTGGTGGAGCTAGATTGCGGTGTTGGAAAGCTGGAGGCCATGGTAGCCAAACGTTTTTAGAGGTAGTTCAAAACTCTTGTAACCCAGGATTTATTGAACTCGGTGATCGTCTTGGTAAAGATCGATTGTTTAAATACATTCGCAATTTCGGTTTTGGACAGAAGACTGGAATTGACTTACAAGGTGAAGGTAGCGGGATTTTATTTAATTTAGATAAAGTTGGTCCAGTCGAGCAAGCGACGACTTCATTTGGGCAAGGTGTTTCTGTTACACCGATTCAACAAGTAGCAGCTGTAGCGGCCGCTGTAAATGGTGGAACTTTGTATCAGCCATATATAGCGAAGGAATTTATTGATCCGAAGAATAATCAAGTTGTTAGCAAAAAGACACCTGTTGCGAAAAGGGAAGTTATTTCCAAGGAAACTTCAGAGAAAGTTCGTTACGCATTAGAGAATGTTGTAGCGAAAGGTTCTGGTAAAGGGGCTTATATTGATGGATATCGTGTAGGTGGAAAAACTGGAACTGCTCAAAAGGTGAAAGATGGAAAATATTTAGATAATAATTATATTGTATCATTTATCGGTTTTGCTCCAGCTGACGATCCGCAAATTGTTGTTTATGTAGCAGTGGATAACCCAAAAGGAGTCACTCAATTTGGTGGAGTGGTAGCAGCACCTATTGTTGGGAATATTCTTCGTGACGCACTTCCTGTAATGGGAGTGGAACCGAGAAAAGAGCAAGTTGAGAAAGAATATAAATGGGGCGATACACCAACTGTGGAAGTTCCGAATTTAATTGGTATGAAAAAGAAAGATTTACAAACGCAACTTGTAGACTTGAAGCTTGATATAAGTGGTGATGGTGGGAAAGTAATTAAACAATCACCAGAAGCAGGAGCTAAAGTAAAAGAGGGTTCAAAAGTTAGAATTTACTTCGGGAATTAA